The nucleotide sequence CTGATTGTGGCACTGCCGTATCTGGTTACAGAGGTACTGAATCTGGAAGCGGCACAGGCCAACAGATTTTATGGTTTTGCGCAGGGCGCGCTGGCCGCAGGAGGACTGACAGGAGGGATTGGCGCTGGCATTTTTGCCGGCAGGCTGTCCATACAGAAAGCGGGAAATCTGATTACAGCCTGCGCGGTATGGGTGTTCCCCATGGGCGCCTCACTGATTCTGTTTTCCTCCGGAATCATCAATTATATCATTATCACCGTATGCTGCTTCGCCATTATGGTATGTTCCACGCTTTTTACCGTGCAGATGATGTCCTTTGTGCAGAAGGAAACGCCCCGGCATTTAACCGGTAAAGTGATTGCTGTCATTCTTACCGTGTCCATGTGCGCCCAGCCGCTGGGCAATGCAATGTACGGCGTTCTGTTTGAACTCTGCAGCGGATATGAATACGGGGTTGTCCTGTTTTCCGGCCTTGTATCTCTGGTTATTGCTGTCAGAGCCGGAACTGTCTTCAGAAGATTTTCGGCAGAATAAAATTCTATCATCCGTTCGTCGCATGATACAGGGAATAAAAACAGGCTTTCTTTTCCAGTAATTCATGAAAACTGCCCCGCTCGTATACCGTACCGTTGCACAGCACTATTATTTCATCGTATTGCTCCAGCAGAACATCATCCAGGCGGTGGCTTCATCCAGCAGCAGTACCGGCGTCCCCCGCAGCAGGCACCTGGCAATGGATACCCGCTGCCGCTCTCCTCCGGAAAGTCCGGCCCCGTTCTCCCCGCAGCGGTAATCCCCGCCCCGCTCCTCAACTAACCGTGACAGGCCGGAGTGACGAATGGCCCTGTCTGTTTCTTCCTCCGGAAAATCACGAAACATGGTAATATTGCGGCGGATTGTGTCGTTAAACAGGAAAACATTCTGGTCAATCAGGCTGATCAGATCATAAAGACTGTCAGTATCCACTTTCCTCAGCTCCTTACCGTCCACAGAAATGTGCCCGGAATAACTGCTGCAGGCTCCCATCAGAAGGTTGAGCAGAGTACTTTTCCCGCTTCCGGAAGGCCCCACCAGAGCGTATTTTTTCCCGGCCTCCAGTCTGAGATTTATATTCTGCAGT is from Lachnospiraceae bacterium JLR.KK002 and encodes:
- a CDS encoding ABC transporter ATP-binding protein — translated: MECLLTAVSQNLCADILQFGIFLTGAYLAVRGDITAGTVLIFVNLCNYIIMPVNIVPQYWASRKGARGLIEKLAEITQENRVSAGDRIKPVLEDAIVFEHVAFDYEPDQPVLQNINLRLEAGKKYALVGPSGSGKSTLLNLLMGACSSYSGHISVDGKELRKVDTDSLYDLISLIDQNVFLFNDTIRRNITMFRDFPEEETDRAIRHSGLSRLVEERGGDYRCGENGAGLSGGERQRVSIARCLLRGTPVLLLDEATAWMMFCWSNTMK